In Streptomyces sp. P3, one DNA window encodes the following:
- a CDS encoding TIM-barrel domain-containing protein translates to MFVTSHHVEPDAVVVLTDTGRMKIQVLGPEIIRVVQTRQDRFGTAESLMILPAPAAAPQVAEVDGGLLVSTSALRLRIDALNGAFTWTDSSGRLLVREPHDGAPTRTLEEVLVHRPLRAADARITNVSGADGPKAVTEAVPRIVDRTAYSTTLRLELAEGEAIYGLGQHEEGILNYRGHQQYLYQQNLKVAAPVIVSTAGYGMLWDSCAFASFTDDRDGTRFWTETDDELDYYFILGPEIDAIVGRIRTLTGQVPPLPRWALGYFQSKEHYASQEELVEIAREHRRRDIPLDCVVQDWKSWTGELWGQKSFDPIRYPDPSRLCADLHALNTRLMVSVWPTMHNDGPDQVEMRERGHLLGNDATYDAFSADARRLYWKQADEGYFRFGVDAWWTDCTEPFEADWNGTVKPDAATRARINTDESKKYLDAEHLNAYALLHTRGLYEGQRGADPHRRPVVLTRSGSPGQQRYGAVTWSGDVTATWATLRAQIADGLNFCMTGNPRWSCDIGGFFVDRKEPWFWRGDFPAGCADLGYRELYVRWLQFGAFLPMFRSHGTDTPREPWRFGDVGDSTYETILAFIRLRYRLLPYLYTLQGWEAHRGYTGMRALAFDFRGDPAVYDIDDQLMIGPALMICPVTEPMYFGPGSTPITDTVWTRQVYLPTGCDWYDFWTGERHTGGRTIHAAAPLEHIPVFVRAGSVLPLGPVMSHADEMPDAPLEVRVYPGSDGRFDLYDDAGDGFGYEEGEFTFTSLRWSDAEGRFLVQASTGAGGGTPAHRDFRPVVVGTRGGLGSSELTTDDSTVHYRGQPVSRLIK, encoded by the coding sequence ATGTTTGTGACCAGCCATCATGTCGAACCCGACGCAGTCGTCGTCCTCACGGACACCGGACGGATGAAGATCCAGGTCCTGGGCCCCGAGATCATACGAGTGGTGCAGACGAGGCAGGACCGCTTCGGGACCGCCGAGAGCCTCATGATCCTCCCGGCACCCGCCGCCGCCCCGCAGGTGGCCGAAGTCGACGGCGGACTCCTCGTCTCGACTTCCGCACTGCGGCTCAGGATCGACGCCCTCAACGGTGCGTTCACCTGGACGGACAGCTCTGGTCGGCTGCTGGTGCGCGAACCACACGACGGAGCGCCGACGAGAACGCTGGAAGAGGTCCTCGTCCATCGCCCCCTCCGCGCCGCGGACGCGCGCATCACCAACGTGAGCGGAGCCGACGGACCGAAGGCGGTGACAGAGGCCGTGCCACGCATCGTGGACCGTACGGCGTACTCGACCACGCTGCGCCTTGAACTTGCCGAGGGAGAGGCGATCTACGGCCTTGGCCAGCACGAAGAAGGCATCCTCAACTACCGCGGACACCAGCAGTACCTGTACCAGCAGAACTTGAAGGTGGCTGCCCCGGTCATCGTTTCCACCGCCGGCTACGGAATGCTCTGGGACAGCTGCGCGTTCGCCTCGTTCACCGACGACCGGGACGGGACCCGCTTCTGGACCGAGACCGACGACGAACTGGACTACTACTTCATCCTCGGCCCGGAGATCGACGCGATCGTCGGACGCATCCGGACGCTGACCGGCCAGGTACCGCCCTTGCCCCGCTGGGCACTCGGCTACTTCCAGTCCAAGGAGCACTACGCCTCCCAGGAAGAGCTTGTCGAGATCGCCCGCGAACACCGCCGACGAGACATCCCCCTCGACTGTGTGGTGCAGGACTGGAAGAGCTGGACCGGGGAACTGTGGGGGCAGAAGAGCTTCGACCCGATCCGCTACCCGGACCCGAGCAGACTCTGCGCCGACCTCCACGCCCTGAACACGCGTCTGATGGTCTCCGTCTGGCCCACCATGCACAACGACGGACCCGACCAGGTCGAGATGCGGGAACGGGGACACCTGCTCGGCAACGACGCCACCTACGACGCCTTCAGCGCGGACGCCAGGAGGCTCTACTGGAAGCAGGCCGACGAGGGGTACTTCCGGTTCGGGGTCGACGCCTGGTGGACCGACTGCACCGAGCCCTTCGAAGCGGACTGGAACGGCACGGTGAAACCCGACGCCGCCACCCGGGCCCGTATCAACACCGACGAGAGCAAGAAGTATCTCGACGCCGAACACCTCAACGCCTACGCGCTGCTGCACACCCGCGGCCTGTACGAGGGTCAGCGCGGAGCCGACCCGCACAGGCGCCCCGTCGTGCTGACCCGCTCCGGCAGCCCGGGCCAGCAGCGCTACGGAGCGGTCACCTGGTCGGGAGACGTGACCGCGACCTGGGCCACGCTGCGCGCCCAGATCGCCGATGGTCTCAACTTCTGCATGACCGGCAACCCCCGCTGGTCCTGCGACATCGGCGGTTTCTTCGTCGACCGCAAGGAACCGTGGTTCTGGCGCGGTGACTTCCCCGCCGGCTGCGCCGACCTCGGCTACCGTGAGCTCTACGTGCGATGGCTGCAGTTCGGCGCGTTCCTGCCGATGTTCCGCTCACACGGCACCGACACCCCGCGCGAACCCTGGCGCTTCGGAGACGTCGGCGACAGCACCTATGAAACGATCCTCGCCTTCATTCGTCTACGCTACCGACTGCTGCCCTACCTCTACACACTTCAGGGCTGGGAAGCCCACCGCGGTTATACCGGCATGCGCGCACTGGCCTTCGACTTCCGCGGCGATCCTGCCGTCTACGACATCGACGACCAGCTGATGATCGGGCCCGCGCTGATGATCTGCCCTGTCACCGAACCCATGTACTTCGGCCCTGGCTCCACCCCGATCACCGATACCGTATGGACCCGGCAGGTCTACCTTCCCACCGGGTGCGACTGGTACGACTTCTGGACGGGCGAACGACACACCGGTGGCCGGACCATCCATGCCGCAGCCCCGCTCGAGCACATACCCGTCTTCGTGCGCGCCGGCTCGGTTCTTCCGCTCGGCCCCGTGATGTCCCACGCCGACGAGATGCCCGACGCTCCGTTGGAGGTCCGTGTCTACCCGGGCTCTGACGGGCGGTTCGACCTTTACGACGATGCCGGGGACGGATTCGGTTACGAGGAGGGCGAGTTCACGTTCACGTCGCTGCGCTGGTCCGATGCCGAGGGGCGATTCCTCGTACAGGCGTCCACCGGCGCAGGCGGTGGAACTCCAGCACACCGGGACTTCCGCCCCGTTGTGGTGGGCACGCGAGGCGGCCTGGGGTCGAGCGAGCTCACCACGGATGATTCCACTGTTCACTACAGGGGCCAGCCGGTGAGTCGTCTGATCAAGTGA
- a CDS encoding transposase, whose amino-acid sequence MSGGGYAGRLVDWAAENLHLTLEIVKRSDDTTGFVVLPRRWVVERTLSWLMRSRRLVRDYETLPAIHEAMVLWSMTMLMSGRLAGRRPGAFSRPASRAG is encoded by the coding sequence TTGTCTGGGGGCGGCTATGCGGGGCGCCTGGTCGACTGGGCGGCCGAGAACCTCCACCTCACGCTCGAGATCGTCAAACGCTCCGACGACACCACGGGGTTCGTGGTGCTGCCGCGCAGGTGGGTGGTGGAAAGGACGCTGAGCTGGCTGATGCGCTCCCGTCGCCTGGTGCGTGACTACGAGACGCTGCCCGCCATACACGAGGCCATGGTGCTGTGGTCGATGACCATGCTTATGAGCGGCCGCCTGGCCGGACGCCGGCCCGGTGCCTTCAGCCGGCCGGCGTCCCGAGCGGGGTGA
- a CDS encoding right-handed parallel beta-helix repeat-containing protein, with protein MSKHGVAAGAMAAVVLAAGLVVSGTAEAAAACTFYVSASGSDGNAGTSSDRPWATLERARDHIRQHELNKDMRADIRVCLRGGRHTRTATFDLAEADSGSNGFKVVYQAYPGETPIVDGGKAVTGWKRVTDQPYFVADVPESAGYADYFRQLYVGGRRAQLAMGKGIVGSGFFDEASIPNPPANPERPTRSYDGVQFPAAGVPAYTNVRDIRLLHIGIGFKIDYFPVVDISASGANKRVRLAQPHFQARLNRDDGFSLDYDDTYYVLNAFEELDSPGEWYLNRATNKVYYYPRAGEDVNQAGAYVPTVETLVNVAGSSPSAKASAIAFDGITFEHGNWLMPRDRFIGGTQAEAQYADDPFKDPNYDGYGGEVPGQIKLTNARDITFTDNTVRKMGSGGLQLLTGAEDVTVTGNLFHNLTAAGVIAGRWMDVHVNGAQRTKNVTISNNVVTDTGDDFFPATGISLMNTYNVAVTHNLVYDTAYSGFHQRKAEETSLLDAVDGIGKTTFSHNEVYNATSKQPWGVHDSGAVYSFGSWPGSEISYNYVHHSTSTANYYSDNQSHQTRWDYNVGKGGRFDFSPRYRQPLSVYASHNYTDFADNWLSGAIYDGDGRPHVVTDGAWPAEARTIMNQAGLEPEYAALRRKVPTENLADHSTVSQRSAWNSDLGKLWDGVTETGEAGSNVNESWVQFDLGADYERFAFTIQQDNCCTWMTTHWKVQRWSASKNAWIDIMPYQAINTAAPVVYRPSANVATTNIRLYVRNSNQNGKVGVQEFSATGVRK; from the coding sequence ATGAGCAAACACGGAGTGGCCGCGGGCGCCATGGCGGCGGTCGTGCTGGCTGCTGGGCTGGTGGTCAGTGGTACGGCGGAGGCGGCAGCAGCGTGCACCTTCTACGTCTCCGCGTCGGGCAGCGACGGTAACGCCGGAACCTCATCGGATCGCCCCTGGGCGACCTTAGAACGGGCGCGGGACCACATCCGACAGCACGAGCTCAACAAGGACATGCGGGCCGACATCCGCGTCTGCCTGCGCGGGGGCCGGCATACTCGGACGGCCACCTTCGACCTGGCCGAGGCGGACTCGGGTTCCAACGGGTTCAAGGTCGTCTACCAGGCGTATCCGGGTGAGACGCCCATAGTTGACGGTGGTAAGGCCGTCACAGGCTGGAAGCGGGTAACCGACCAGCCTTACTTCGTTGCCGACGTACCGGAGTCGGCGGGCTACGCCGACTACTTCCGGCAGCTCTACGTCGGCGGTCGGCGGGCTCAGCTGGCGATGGGCAAGGGCATCGTGGGCAGCGGCTTCTTCGATGAGGCATCGATCCCCAACCCGCCGGCCAACCCGGAGCGGCCGACCCGCTCCTACGACGGCGTGCAGTTCCCGGCGGCCGGCGTTCCGGCGTACACCAACGTCCGCGACATTCGGCTGCTGCACATCGGGATCGGCTTCAAGATCGACTACTTCCCCGTCGTGGACATCAGTGCGAGCGGCGCCAATAAGCGGGTGCGCCTGGCACAACCGCACTTCCAGGCGCGGCTGAACCGCGACGACGGCTTCTCGCTGGACTACGACGACACGTACTACGTGCTCAACGCGTTCGAGGAGCTGGACTCCCCCGGCGAGTGGTACCTGAACCGGGCGACGAACAAGGTGTACTACTACCCGCGAGCTGGAGAGGATGTCAACCAGGCCGGGGCGTACGTACCGACGGTGGAGACGCTGGTGAACGTGGCCGGGTCCAGCCCGTCCGCGAAGGCGAGCGCGATCGCGTTCGACGGCATCACGTTCGAGCACGGCAACTGGCTGATGCCTCGCGACCGGTTCATCGGCGGCACGCAAGCGGAGGCGCAGTACGCGGACGACCCCTTCAAGGATCCGAACTACGACGGCTACGGCGGCGAGGTGCCCGGTCAGATCAAGCTGACCAACGCCCGCGACATCACCTTCACCGACAACACCGTGCGCAAGATGGGCAGCGGCGGACTGCAGCTGCTGACCGGAGCAGAGGACGTCACCGTCACCGGCAACCTCTTCCACAACCTGACCGCCGCCGGGGTCATCGCCGGTCGGTGGATGGACGTGCACGTCAACGGCGCCCAGCGCACCAAGAACGTGACGATCAGCAACAACGTCGTGACCGACACCGGTGACGACTTCTTCCCGGCGACCGGGATCAGCCTGATGAACACCTACAACGTGGCAGTCACCCACAACCTCGTCTACGACACCGCATACAGCGGCTTCCATCAGCGCAAGGCGGAGGAGACCAGCCTCCTCGACGCGGTGGACGGGATCGGCAAGACGACGTTCAGCCACAACGAGGTGTACAACGCCACGTCCAAGCAGCCCTGGGGGGTGCACGACTCGGGGGCCGTCTACTCGTTCGGGTCGTGGCCGGGCAGCGAGATCAGTTACAACTACGTGCACCACTCGACGTCGACCGCGAACTACTACAGCGACAACCAGAGTCACCAGACCCGCTGGGACTACAACGTCGGAAAGGGCGGGCGGTTCGATTTCTCCCCGCGTTACCGCCAGCCCCTGTCGGTGTACGCGTCGCACAACTACACCGACTTCGCCGACAACTGGCTCAGCGGGGCCATCTACGACGGCGACGGGCGACCGCACGTGGTGACAGATGGTGCGTGGCCGGCCGAGGCCCGGACCATCATGAACCAGGCGGGCCTGGAACCGGAGTACGCCGCGCTGCGGCGGAAGGTGCCCACGGAGAACCTGGCCGACCACTCCACCGTGTCGCAGCGCAGTGCCTGGAACAGCGACCTCGGCAAGCTTTGGGACGGCGTCACCGAGACCGGCGAGGCCGGCTCCAACGTGAACGAGTCCTGGGTGCAGTTCGATCTCGGCGCCGACTACGAGCGGTTCGCCTTCACCATCCAGCAGGACAACTGCTGCACCTGGATGACCACCCACTGGAAGGTGCAGCGGTGGAGCGCCAGCAAGAACGCCTGGATCGACATCATGCCCTACCAGGCGATCAACACGGCGGCGCCGGTCGTCTACCGACCCTCGGCCAACGTCGCCACCACCAACATCCGGCTCTACGTGCGCAACAGTAACCAGAACGGAAAGGTCGGCGTACAGGAGTTCAGCGCGACCGGCGTGAGGAAGTAG
- a CDS encoding DUF1349 domain-containing protein translates to MRTTHMHPAVPHRFRSWLATAAVLTASTAAVLTQAGPAFAAGTTLYASPSGSGTACSVKRPCSVTQAKTKVRATNNSMKGDITVELADGTYRLSSPLAFTSADSGTGGHTVIWKAALGAHPVITGAQKATGWTVQDSAKNIWKADVGTGFDTRQLYVDGVLATRARTAVARSDLTATTSGYTFTNSSLSYLNSLSQPGRTEIHGIGSFTDRYAPVTGISSGTITMAQPSWNNNTFGYDTLTSPFRAGPLYIENAYEFLDTAGEWYLDTATGTLYYKPLTGQDMSKADVEVPKLESLISVGGTYSSPATHIAFSGLQFSGTSWLEPTAHGYASQQTGAYLSGTWDRPSDALTSCQSGCRLFEAARPHWKQMPSAVQVSAADHITFTGNRFTQLGQNSLGIGNDANAHTTGVGLGARSITATGNVFTQDAGGGIAVGGVRADAHHPSDRRMTNRDITLSNNLIHDVALEYRDMSAILVTYVNGATVSHNEVYNLPYSGITIGYGWGANDIGGSQDYVNRGLYSYQPVYTTATTAANNHVTDNYIHDLMQQMTDGGCMYTLSASPGSTFERNYCHSNNGWFGFYHDEGSRNFTDTNNVFRNTGEWGHENSSATNNTGALTLTDNWTNNSSANITNTNGRGDVVSGTVVVSDGNWPSAAKTVMNNAGIQPLYRPLTTDPVSSPYSAYSSTPANTGQSGAHFTITDAGKDIWGAGGQHDDEYGTVFRNGAAVDGTSVTARVDNLDKTSGWAKAGVVLRNDLTGNGSSAGYAAVVVTPNNGVSFQRDSNADGYLDQLTSTAATIKAPVWLRLTRTATQVSASYSTDGSTFTQVGSTVTLPSMATTQDAGVIHTAHSTTAGSATFSNLRIVTSPYRAYSSIPAAVSESGGVTSLTSAGIDIWRSGTAYDDEYSAAYQTGAAGTSSTVTVTVRVASQDKTNSWAKAGLMLRNDIASAGSSTGYLVLATTPGNGITLQSDSNGDGYLDTNTIKTGSATVAPVWLRLVRSGTSVTGSYSADGTTWTTVGTSTLTGANSTLDAGMFSTAHAGTIGTANFSQFSVS, encoded by the coding sequence GTGCGAACAACCCATATGCATCCCGCGGTTCCCCACCGCTTCAGATCATGGCTGGCCACAGCCGCCGTCCTCACCGCCTCGACCGCGGCAGTCCTCACCCAGGCCGGCCCCGCCTTCGCGGCCGGCACGACGCTCTACGCCTCACCGAGCGGCTCCGGCACCGCCTGCTCCGTGAAACGGCCGTGCTCCGTCACCCAGGCCAAGACCAAGGTTCGGGCAACCAACAACTCCATGAAAGGTGACATCACCGTCGAGCTCGCCGACGGCACCTACCGGCTCTCCTCGCCGCTCGCCTTCACCTCGGCGGACTCCGGCACAGGCGGCCACACGGTGATCTGGAAGGCCGCGCTGGGCGCCCACCCGGTCATCACCGGAGCGCAGAAGGCCACTGGCTGGACCGTGCAGGACTCGGCCAAGAACATCTGGAAGGCTGACGTCGGCACCGGCTTCGACACGCGCCAGCTGTACGTCGACGGCGTCCTGGCCACCAGGGCCCGCACCGCGGTCGCCCGCTCGGACCTGACCGCGACCACCAGCGGCTACACCTTCACGAACAGCTCGCTGAGCTACCTCAACAGCCTCTCGCAACCCGGCCGGACCGAGATTCACGGCATCGGATCCTTCACCGACCGCTATGCCCCGGTGACCGGCATCAGCAGCGGCACCATCACCATGGCCCAGCCCTCATGGAACAACAACACGTTCGGCTACGACACTCTGACGAGCCCCTTCCGGGCCGGCCCCCTCTACATTGAGAACGCCTACGAGTTTCTCGACACGGCCGGCGAGTGGTACCTCGACACCGCTACCGGCACCCTGTACTACAAGCCGCTCACCGGCCAGGACATGAGCAAGGCCGATGTCGAGGTGCCGAAGCTGGAGTCGCTCATCAGCGTCGGAGGGACGTACTCCTCCCCCGCCACCCACATCGCCTTCTCCGGGCTGCAGTTCTCGGGCACCAGTTGGCTGGAACCCACCGCCCACGGCTACGCCAGCCAGCAGACCGGCGCTTACCTCTCCGGCACCTGGGACCGCCCGTCGGACGCGCTGACCTCGTGTCAGAGCGGGTGCCGGCTCTTCGAGGCGGCACGCCCTCACTGGAAGCAGATGCCCTCCGCGGTCCAGGTCTCGGCCGCCGACCACATCACGTTCACCGGTAACCGGTTCACCCAGCTCGGACAGAACAGCCTCGGCATCGGCAACGACGCCAACGCCCACACCACCGGCGTCGGGCTCGGTGCCCGCAGCATCACAGCGACCGGCAACGTCTTCACCCAGGACGCGGGGGGCGGCATCGCCGTCGGCGGCGTTCGGGCGGACGCGCACCACCCCAGTGACAGGCGGATGACCAACCGCGACATCACGCTGAGCAACAACCTCATCCATGACGTGGCGCTGGAATACCGTGACATGTCCGCCATCCTCGTCACCTACGTGAACGGCGCGACCGTCTCGCACAACGAGGTGTACAACCTGCCCTACTCCGGCATCACCATCGGCTACGGCTGGGGTGCCAACGACATCGGCGGCAGCCAGGACTACGTCAACCGGGGCCTGTACAGCTACCAGCCCGTCTACACGACCGCGACCACCGCCGCGAACAACCACGTCACCGACAACTACATCCACGACCTCATGCAGCAGATGACCGACGGCGGCTGCATGTACACCCTGTCGGCGTCACCGGGCAGCACCTTCGAACGCAACTACTGCCACAGCAACAACGGCTGGTTCGGCTTCTACCACGACGAGGGCTCCCGGAACTTCACGGACACCAACAACGTCTTCCGGAACACCGGCGAATGGGGCCATGAGAACAGCAGTGCCACCAACAACACCGGCGCCCTGACCCTGACCGACAACTGGACGAACAACAGCTCCGCGAACATCACCAACACCAACGGCCGCGGTGACGTAGTCAGCGGCACCGTCGTCGTCAGCGACGGCAACTGGCCGTCAGCCGCCAAGACGGTCATGAACAACGCCGGTATCCAGCCCCTGTACCGTCCGCTGACCACCGACCCGGTCAGCTCCCCCTACAGCGCCTACTCCTCCACCCCCGCCAACACCGGCCAGAGCGGCGCCCACTTCACGATCACCGACGCGGGCAAGGACATCTGGGGTGCCGGCGGACAGCACGACGACGAGTACGGCACCGTCTTCCGAAACGGGGCAGCTGTCGACGGCACGTCGGTGACCGCCCGGGTCGACAACCTGGACAAGACCAGCGGCTGGGCCAAGGCCGGCGTCGTCCTGCGCAACGACCTCACGGGCAACGGCTCCTCCGCCGGCTACGCGGCTGTGGTGGTGACCCCGAACAACGGCGTCAGCTTCCAGCGGGACTCCAACGCCGACGGCTACCTCGACCAGCTCACGTCCACCGCTGCCACCATCAAGGCACCGGTCTGGCTTCGGCTCACCCGCACTGCCACCCAGGTGTCCGCCTCCTACTCCACCGACGGATCCACCTTCACTCAGGTCGGCTCGACGGTGACCCTGCCGTCCATGGCGACCACCCAGGATGCCGGTGTCATCCACACAGCCCACAGCACCACCGCCGGCAGCGCGACATTCAGCAACCTGCGCATCGTCACCTCTCCCTACAGGGCATACAGTTCGATTCCGGCCGCCGTCAGCGAAAGCGGCGGAGTGACCTCCCTGACCAGCGCGGGCATCGACATATGGCGCTCCGGCACGGCATACGACGACGAGTACTCCGCCGCCTACCAGACGGGGGCCGCCGGAACCTCCTCGACCGTCACCGTCACCGTCCGCGTCGCCAGTCAGGACAAGACCAACAGCTGGGCCAAGGCCGGCCTGATGCTGCGAAACGACATCGCCTCCGCCGGCTCGTCCACCGGGTACCTCGTCCTCGCCACCACCCCCGGCAACGGAATCACCCTGCAGTCGGACTCCAACGGTGACGGCTACCTCGACACCAACACCATCAAGACCGGAAGCGCCACCGTCGCCCCTGTCTGGCTCCGCCTGGTCAGAAGCGGTACGTCGGTCACCGGCTCCTACTCCGCCGACGGCACCACCTGGACCACTGTCGGCACCTCGACCCTGACCGGGGCGAACAGCACCCTGGACGCGGGCATGTTCTCCACGGCCCACGCCGGAACCATCGGCACCGCGAACTTCAGCCAGTTCTCGGTCAGTTGA
- a CDS encoding FadR/GntR family transcriptional regulator: MMAKESADGTGEPPVLKPWPKRPARLAQAVMESLTDTIVSGAIPPGSTLPVEPELCETFGVSRITVREAVKSLEAKGLVQARQGYGTTVTPPEEWNLLDPVVLAATVQHDDQLVILDQLVDIRSTLEAQMTAQAAELATDDDLRAVEQLLARLDEETAVPARFIETDVAFHDRILQASHNRLGRSIIRILHAQARTTFLYNGTPDATACEQANEEHRAVAERLLARDADGAAQAMAAHIQTAWSRRRLPNVGSPAS, from the coding sequence ATGATGGCTAAGGAGAGCGCCGACGGGACGGGAGAGCCTCCTGTCCTCAAGCCCTGGCCCAAGCGTCCGGCCCGCCTGGCGCAGGCCGTCATGGAGAGCCTGACCGACACGATCGTGTCGGGCGCCATTCCGCCAGGGTCGACCCTGCCGGTGGAACCCGAGCTCTGCGAGACATTCGGCGTCAGCCGGATCACCGTCCGCGAGGCGGTCAAGTCGCTGGAGGCCAAGGGGCTGGTCCAGGCCCGGCAGGGCTACGGCACCACCGTCACCCCACCCGAGGAATGGAACCTCCTCGACCCCGTCGTGCTCGCCGCGACCGTCCAGCATGACGACCAGCTCGTCATCCTCGACCAGTTGGTCGACATCCGGTCGACGCTGGAGGCCCAGATGACAGCCCAGGCCGCGGAGCTGGCCACCGACGACGACCTGAGAGCCGTCGAGCAGTTGCTCGCCCGGCTCGACGAGGAGACCGCCGTCCCGGCACGCTTCATCGAGACCGATGTGGCCTTCCACGACCGGATCCTGCAGGCATCCCACAACAGACTCGGCCGTTCCATCATCCGGATCCTCCACGCCCAGGCGCGCACGACCTTCCTGTACAACGGCACACCGGACGCGACCGCATGCGAGCAGGCCAACGAGGAGCACCGCGCGGTCGCCGAGCGGCTACTGGCCCGGGACGCCGACGGGGCCGCGCAGGCCATGGCGGCACACATCCAAACCGCCTGGAGCCGCCGCCGCCTGCCGAACGTCGGCTCGCCCGCCTCCTAG
- a CDS encoding enolase C-terminal domain-like protein gives MRIAEVECHPVRVPGASPSFVWRDGLLGSPSEGEAAVLRICTDEGVEGVAMSPRRGSGVILADLLDRVLRKELVGQDPLQREWLWHRMWELDRTEELPLYLLGLVDTALWDLSGRLADRPTWQMLGGYRTSIPAYASTVTYSSVEEYLDIADQALELGYPAIKLHAWGDARRDARLSVALREHVGDDIPLMFDGSAGFDLPDAIYLGHALSNAGYLWYEEPMREFSVTAYKRLAAAVAVPLLVAETSDGAHMNSADFIQAGAATFGVRASTQLRGGFTGAMRTAHLADAYRLRAEVHGPEIPNRHLCMAISNTTYYESLVMGNPISRESGIDARGLVHAPTGPGVALPAGLDYPPALQKFVDEDTVTPPRA, from the coding sequence GTGCGCATTGCCGAAGTCGAGTGCCATCCGGTCCGGGTGCCGGGAGCCAGTCCATCCTTCGTCTGGCGGGACGGACTCCTGGGCAGCCCGTCCGAGGGCGAGGCCGCGGTGCTGCGCATCTGCACGGACGAAGGGGTAGAGGGGGTGGCGATGTCCCCCCGGCGCGGCAGCGGTGTCATCCTGGCGGACCTGCTGGACCGCGTACTGCGCAAGGAGCTGGTGGGGCAGGATCCCCTGCAGCGGGAATGGCTCTGGCACCGCATGTGGGAGCTTGACCGCACGGAGGAGCTCCCGCTCTATCTGCTGGGTCTGGTCGACACCGCGCTGTGGGACCTGTCCGGACGGCTCGCCGACCGGCCCACCTGGCAGATGCTCGGCGGATACCGCACCTCGATACCCGCCTACGCCTCCACCGTCACCTATTCCTCGGTCGAGGAGTACCTGGACATCGCCGACCAGGCCCTGGAGCTCGGCTACCCCGCCATCAAGCTCCACGCCTGGGGTGACGCCCGCCGCGACGCCCGCCTGTCGGTGGCGTTGCGCGAGCATGTGGGGGACGACATCCCGCTGATGTTCGACGGGTCGGCGGGCTTCGACCTCCCCGACGCGATCTATCTCGGGCACGCTCTCTCAAACGCCGGCTACCTCTGGTACGAGGAGCCGATGAGGGAGTTCAGCGTCACCGCGTACAAGCGCCTCGCCGCCGCGGTGGCCGTTCCCCTCCTTGTGGCCGAGACCTCCGACGGGGCGCACATGAACTCGGCCGACTTCATCCAGGCCGGCGCCGCCACCTTCGGAGTCCGCGCCTCCACACAACTGCGAGGCGGCTTCACCGGCGCCATGCGCACCGCCCACCTCGCCGACGCCTACCGACTGCGCGCCGAGGTGCACGGGCCGGAGATCCCCAACCGGCACCTGTGCATGGCCATCTCGAACACCACCTACTACGAGTCGCTGGTCATGGGCAACCCCATCAGCCGCGAGAGCGGCATCGACGCCCGCGGCCTCGTTCATGCCCCCACCGGTCCGGGCGTCGCCCTTCCGGCGGGTCTGGACTACCCTCCCGCCCTTCAGAAATTTGTCGACGAGGACACCGTCACCCCGCCCCGAGCCTGA